The Streptococcus oralis Uo5 genome includes a window with the following:
- the rsmH gene encoding 16S rRNA (cytosine(1402)-N(4))-methyltransferase RsmH: MTKEFHHVTVLLHETIDMLDVKPDGIYVDATLGGAGHSEYLLSKLSEKGHLYAFDQDQNAIDNAQKRLAPYIEKEMVTFIKDNFRHLQARLQEAGVQEIDGICYDLGVSSPQLDQRERGFSYKKDAPLDMRMNQEASLTAYEVVNHYDYHDLVRIFFKYGEDKFSKQVARKIEQARELKPIETTTELAEIIKSAKPAKELKKKGHPAKQIFQAIRIEVNDELGAADESIQQAMELLAVDGRISVITFHSLEDRLTKQLFKEASTVEIPKGLPFIPDELKPKMELVSRKPILPSKEELEANNRSHSAKLRVARKIHK, from the coding sequence ATGACAAAAGAATTTCATCATGTAACGGTCTTGCTTCATGAAACGATTGATATGCTTGACGTAAAACCTGACGGTATCTACGTTGATGCGACTTTGGGCGGAGCAGGCCATAGCGAATATTTATTAAGTAAATTGAGCGAAAAAGGGCATCTCTATGCCTTTGACCAGGACCAGAATGCCATTGATAACGCGCAAAAACGTTTGGCACCCTATATCGAAAAAGAGATGGTAACCTTTATCAAGGATAACTTCCGTCATTTGCAGGCACGTTTGCAGGAGGCTGGTGTCCAGGAAATTGATGGAATTTGTTATGACTTGGGAGTGTCCAGTCCTCAGCTAGATCAGCGTGAGCGTGGCTTTTCTTATAAAAAGGATGCGCCACTGGATATGCGCATGAATCAGGAAGCTAGTCTGACGGCCTATGAGGTGGTCAATCATTATGACTATCATGACCTAGTTCGGATTTTTTTCAAGTATGGTGAGGATAAATTCTCTAAACAGGTTGCCCGTAAGATTGAGCAAGCGCGTGAGTTGAAACCTATTGAGACAACGACAGAATTGGCCGAGATTATCAAGTCCGCCAAGCCTGCCAAGGAACTCAAGAAAAAAGGTCATCCAGCCAAGCAGATTTTCCAAGCTATCCGTATTGAGGTCAATGATGAACTGGGTGCTGCAGATGAGTCCATCCAACAAGCTATGGAATTACTAGCAGTGGACGGAAGAATCTCAGTCATTACCTTTCATTCGCTGGAAGACCGTTTGACCAAGCAATTGTTCAAAGAGGCTTCAACAGTTGAGATACCAAAAGGCTTGCCTTTCATTCCAGATGAGCTCAAGCCCAAGATGGAATTAGTCTCTCGTAAACCAATTCTACCAAGCAAGGAGGAGTTGGAGGCAAATAATCGTTCCCACTCAGCCAAGCTACGAGTAGCTAGAAAAATTCACAAGTAA
- the ftsL gene encoding cell division protein FtsL — protein MVDKRETTSQLLQARIKRFSRVEKAFYLSIAITALVLAISVVYMQTKLLQVQSELTTVNTQIEEKKTELDDAKQEVNELIRSERLTGIANSQDLQLNNENIRSGE, from the coding sequence ATGGTAGACAAAAGAGAAACGACGAGCCAATTGCTGCAAGCTCGTATCAAGAGATTTTCGCGTGTTGAGAAGGCTTTTTACCTTTCGATTGCCATTACAGCCCTTGTCTTAGCCATCAGTGTGGTTTATATGCAAACCAAGCTCTTGCAAGTCCAGAGTGAATTAACAACTGTTAATACTCAGATTGAAGAAAAGAAGACGGAGCTAGATGATGCTAAGCAAGAAGTCAATGAATTGATCCGTTCAGAACGACTGACAGGGATTGCGAATTCGCAAGACTTGCAATTAAATAATGAAAATATCCGATCGGGGGAGTAG
- the pbp2X gene encoding penicillin-binding protein PBP2X: MKTWKEKIVHFAIKNRKTTLENRRRVGKSLSLLAVFLFAVFLVNFAVIIGTGKKFGVDLVKEASRVHQTTRTVPAKRGTIYDRNGTPIAEDATSYNVYAVIDKDYKSANGDILYVEESQYNKVAEIFHKYLDMEESYVKEQLSQPNLKQVSFGAKGNGITYANMMSIKQDLEAAKVEGVNFTTSPNRSYPNGKFASSFIGLAQLHENEDGSKSLIGTSGIESSLNSLLAGTDGIITYEKDRVGNIVPGTELVSQQTVDGKDVYTTLSSPLQSFMETQMDAFLEKVKGKYMTATLVSAKTGEILATTQRPTFNADTKEGITEDFVWRDILYQSNYEPGSGMKVMTLASSIDNNTFPSGEYFNSSEFKMADATTRDWDVNEGLTTGSMMTFLQGFAHSSNVGMSLLEQKMGDATWLDYLKRFKFGVPTRFGLTDEYAGQLPADNIVSIAQSSFGQGISVTQTQMLRAFTAIANDGVMLEPKFISAIYDTNNQSVRKSQKEIVGNPVSKEAASTTRNHMILVGTDPLYGTMYNHYTGKPIITVPGQNVAVKSGTAQIADEKNGGYLVGSTNYIFSVVTMNPAENPDFILYVTVQQPEHYSGIQLGEFATPILERASAMKESLNLQSPAKNLDKVTTESSYAMPSIKDISPGELAEALRRNIVQPIVVGTGTKIKETSVEEGTNLAPNQQVLLLSDKVEEIPDMYGWKKETAETFAKWLDIELEFEGSGSVVQKQDVRTNTAIKNIKKIKLTLGD, encoded by the coding sequence ATGAAAACCTGGAAAGAAAAAATAGTACACTTTGCCATTAAGAATCGCAAAACTACCCTTGAAAACCGCAGACGAGTTGGGAAGAGCCTCAGTCTCTTGGCCGTTTTTCTCTTTGCTGTTTTTTTGGTTAACTTTGCGGTGATTATTGGTACGGGGAAAAAGTTTGGTGTTGACTTGGTCAAAGAAGCTAGTAGGGTCCACCAAACGACTCGAACAGTCCCTGCTAAGAGGGGGACCATTTATGATCGTAATGGAACGCCAATTGCAGAAGATGCAACCTCCTACAATGTTTATGCGGTCATTGATAAGGATTATAAGTCTGCGAATGGAGATATTCTATATGTTGAGGAATCTCAGTACAATAAGGTAGCCGAAATTTTCCATAAGTACTTGGATATGGAGGAGAGTTACGTCAAGGAACAACTCTCACAACCAAATCTCAAGCAGGTTTCCTTTGGTGCTAAAGGAAATGGGATTACCTACGCTAATATGATGTCCATTAAACAAGACTTAGAAGCTGCCAAGGTCGAGGGTGTCAATTTTACCACTAGTCCCAATCGAAGTTATCCAAATGGGAAATTTGCTTCATCCTTCATTGGTCTAGCTCAGCTCCATGAAAATGAAGATGGTTCAAAGAGCCTTATTGGAACATCTGGTATTGAAAGTTCCTTGAATAGCTTGTTAGCAGGGACAGACGGTATTATTACCTATGAAAAAGACCGTGTAGGAAATATCGTACCAGGTACAGAACTGGTATCGCAACAAACTGTGGATGGCAAGGATGTTTATACAACATTGTCTAGTCCGCTACAATCTTTCATGGAAACTCAGATGGATGCCTTTCTAGAAAAAGTAAAAGGTAAGTATATGACCGCGACCTTGGTCAGTGCAAAGACCGGTGAAATTCTCGCTACCACCCAACGACCTACCTTTAATGCAGATACTAAAGAAGGAATCACTGAGGACTTTGTTTGGCGTGACATTCTTTATCAAAGTAACTATGAACCAGGATCAGGCATGAAGGTTATGACGTTAGCTTCTTCTATTGATAATAATACCTTCCCAAGTGGAGAATACTTCAATAGCAGTGAATTTAAAATGGCGGATGCGACGACTCGAGATTGGGATGTTAATGAAGGTTTGACTACTGGTAGTATGATGACTTTCTTACAAGGTTTCGCTCACTCCAGTAATGTTGGAATGAGTCTACTTGAACAAAAAATGGGAGATGCTACTTGGTTGGATTATCTAAAACGCTTTAAATTTGGGGTTCCAACTCGCTTTGGCTTGACAGATGAATACGCTGGTCAACTTCCAGCTGATAATATTGTTAGTATTGCTCAAAGCTCATTTGGGCAAGGAATTTCAGTGACACAAACACAAATGCTTCGTGCCTTTACAGCTATTGCTAATGATGGAGTTATGCTGGAGCCAAAATTTATAAGTGCTATTTATGATACTAACAATCAGTCTGTACGTAAGTCACAAAAAGAAATAGTAGGAAATCCTGTTTCCAAAGAGGCAGCAAGCACAACTCGAAATCACATGATCTTAGTTGGGACGGACCCTCTATATGGAACTATGTATAATCACTACACAGGAAAGCCAATTATAACAGTTCCTGGACAAAATGTAGCAGTTAAATCCGGTACGGCTCAAATCGCTGATGAGAAAAATGGAGGATACTTGGTTGGTTCTACCAATTATATTTTCTCAGTTGTGACTATGAATCCTGCTGAAAATCCTGATTTTATCTTGTATGTAACGGTTCAACAGCCTGAGCATTATTCAGGTATCCAGTTGGGAGAATTTGCCACCCCAATCTTGGAGCGGGCTTCAGCTATGAAAGAATCTCTCAATCTTCAATCTCCAGCCAAAAATTTAGATAAAGTTACGACAGAATCTTCTTATGCAATGCCTAGCATCAAGGATATTTCACCTGGTGAGTTGGCGGAAGCCTTACGCCGAAATATTGTGCAACCAATCGTTGTAGGTACTGGAACAAAGATTAAAGAGACTTCTGTAGAAGAAGGGACCAATCTTGCACCAAACCAACAAGTTCTCCTTTTATCGGATAAGGTAGAAGAAATTCCAGACATGTATGGCTGGAAAAAAGAGACTGCCGAGACCTTTGCTAAATGGTTGGATATTGAACTGGAATTTGAAGGTTCAGGTTCCGTTGTTCAGAAGCAAGATGTTCGGACTAATACAGCTATCAAAAACATTAAAAAAATTAAATTAACTTTAGGAGACTAA
- the mraY gene encoding phospho-N-acetylmuramoyl-pentapeptide-transferase: protein MFISISAGIVTFLLTLVGIPAFIQFYRKAQITGQQMHEDVKQHQAKAGTPTMGGIVFLVTSVLVSLVLALLTNQLTNNVGMILFILVLYGLVGFLDDFLKVFRKINEGLNPKQKLLLQLVGGVIFYLFYERGGDVLNVFGYPLHLGVLYIFFALFWLVGFSNAVNLTDGIDGLASISVVISLSAYGVIAYVQNQLDILLVILAMIGGLLGFFVFNHKPAKVFMGDVGSLALGGMLAAISMALHQEWTLLLIGIVYVFETTSVMMQVTYFKLTGGKRIFRMTPVHHHFELGGFSGKGQAWSEWKVDFFFWGVGLLASLVTLAFLYLL from the coding sequence ATGTTTATTTCTATTAGTGCTGGAATTGTGACATTTTTACTAACTTTAGTAGGAATTCCGGCCTTTATCCAATTTTATAGAAAGGCGCAAATTACAGGCCAACAGATGCATGAGGATGTTAAACAGCACCAAGCAAAAGCTGGGACGCCAACAATGGGAGGAATAGTCTTCCTCGTAACAAGTGTTTTAGTTAGTTTAGTTCTTGCACTTTTGACTAATCAACTAACCAACAATGTCGGAATGATCCTCTTTATTCTCGTTTTGTATGGTTTGGTTGGCTTCTTAGATGATTTCCTCAAGGTTTTTCGTAAAATCAATGAAGGGCTCAATCCTAAACAAAAGCTCTTGCTTCAATTAGTAGGAGGAGTTATCTTCTATCTCTTTTATGAAAGAGGAGGGGATGTCTTAAATGTATTTGGGTATCCATTGCACCTAGGCGTTCTTTACATTTTCTTTGCTCTCTTCTGGTTAGTTGGTTTTTCGAATGCTGTTAACTTGACTGACGGAATTGATGGGTTGGCAAGTATCTCAGTAGTGATTAGCCTATCTGCCTATGGAGTCATTGCTTATGTACAAAACCAATTGGATATTCTCCTAGTGATTCTTGCCATGATTGGTGGTCTTCTTGGTTTCTTTGTCTTTAACCATAAGCCTGCTAAAGTTTTTATGGGAGATGTGGGAAGTCTTGCTCTTGGAGGAATGTTGGCCGCTATTTCTATGGCGTTACACCAAGAATGGACCTTGCTCTTGATTGGGATAGTGTATGTTTTTGAAACAACATCTGTCATGATGCAAGTTACCTACTTTAAGTTGACTGGAGGAAAACGTATCTTCCGGATGACACCAGTTCATCACCATTTTGAGTTGGGTGGATTTTCAGGTAAAGGCCAAGCCTGGAGTGAGTGGAAGGTCGATTTCTTCTTCTGGGGAGTGGGCTTGCTTGCTAGTCTCGTGACCTTAGCCTTTTTATACCTACTGTAA
- a CDS encoding SIALI-17 repeat-containing surface protein: MKKHFWDKSCRYSIRKLTVGTASVLLGAVFLVNHTVAADSVEVKQTEPTSVEAITKPDSEPKAAEATETTKPSLAESPVVSKSKSAEETKTTNSQASEEAIVEAKENKEPEKADQPVTKQENYQLNYDQPTAPSYDGWEKQALPVGNGEMGAKVFGLIGEERIQYNEKTLWSGGPQPDSTDYNGGNYKDRYKVLAEIRKALEAGDRQKAKQLAEQNLVGPNNAQYGRYLAFGDIFMVFNNQKKGLDTVTDYHRNLDITEATTTTSYTQDGTTFKRETFSSYPDDVTVTHLTKKGNKTLDFTLWNSLTEDLLANGNYSWEYSNYKNGHVTTDANGILLKGTVKDNGLQFASYLGIKTDGKVTVQDETLTVTGASYATLYLSAKTNFAQNPKNNYRKDIDLEKTVKGIVEVAKAKDYETLKKAHIKDYQSLFNRVKLNLGGTKTTQTTKEALQGYNPEKGQKLEELFFQYGRYLLISSSRDRTDALPANLQGVWNAVDNPPWNADYHLNVNLQMNYWPAYMSNLAETAKPMINYIDDMRYYGRIAAKEYAGIESKDGQENGWLVHTQATPFGWTTPGWNYYWGWSPAANAWMMQNVYDYYKFTKDETYLKEKIYPMLKETAKFWNSFLHYDKASDRWVSSPSYSPEHGTITIGNTFDQSLVWQLFHDYMEVANHLNVDQDLVTEVKAKFDKLKPLHINNEGRIKEWYEEDSPQFTNEGIENHHRHVSHLVGLFPGTLFSKDQAEYLEAARATLNHRGDGGTGWSKANKINLWARLLDGNRAHRLLAEQLKYSTLENLWDTHAPFQIDGNFGATSGMAEMLLQSHTGYIAPLPALPDAWKDGQVSGLVARGNFEVSMKWKDKNLQSLSFLSNVGGDLIVDYPNIEASQIKVNGKPVKATILKNNRIQLATQKGDVITFEHFPGRVTSLTAVRQNGVTAELTFNQVEGATHYVIQRQVKDESGQTSATREFVTNQTHFIDRSLNPQLAYTYTVKAMLGEVSTQVSEQATVETPSELMDDRDSRIQYGAAFGNWADSELFGGTEKFADLSKGNYTDEDVTATIPFNGVGIEIYGLKSSELGLATAKIDGKEVGELDFHTAGATEKGSLIGRFTGLSDGPHTLTLSVKREHKGRGSERSKISLDYFKVLAGTGNTIEKMDDRDPRIQYGAQFKDWSDPELYGGTEKYADINNSDSSAASEAQATISFTGTGIRIYGLKSLALGRARVTLDGKEMPSLDFYTSGATEKRAFIGEFTNLTDGPHTLTLQVDPDSPEGRKKISLDSFDIIKAPAVGIDSPSIAPLKENDKEISLSLPAGDWEAIAVTFPGVKNPLVLRKVDETHLVTSGDQTILSIQDNQVQIPIPEETDRKAGNAIEAYTIQGNTTSSPIVAVFTKKDEKKVDESQPTTSKGDEPAPTVEIPEYTDPVGTAGQEEPPTVTIPEYTDSIGTAGEQEAPTVEIPKYTESIGTAGQEESPTVDKPEYTEPIGTADQEEAPTVEKPEYTKPIGTSGDQAAPSLSLPDYPVRVLKDKETGVEIIGGASDLEGISHVSSRRVLAQELFGKTYDAYDLQLKNPTDHSLQPKGSVLVRLPISASVENLYYITPTKELQALDFTVQDGKVEFITNHFSTYAVVYQATGTSSNTEEKPSTSDEESLAHEAEQLSASPILAKTGNHSPKEELPATGEASNPLLFLAGLSLALTATFMLKGRKDDSN, from the coding sequence ATGAAAAAACACTTTTGGGACAAATCCTGTCGCTATAGCATCCGCAAGCTGACGGTTGGGACTGCTTCTGTTTTACTGGGGGCTGTTTTTCTAGTCAACCATACTGTAGCCGCAGACAGTGTTGAGGTCAAGCAAACTGAACCAACCTCTGTCGAAGCTATCACTAAGCCTGATAGTGAACCCAAAGCTGCTGAAGCTACTGAAACTACAAAACCATCTCTAGCCGAGAGTCCAGTAGTTTCCAAAAGCAAGTCAGCTGAGGAGACTAAGACGACAAATAGTCAAGCTAGTGAAGAAGCCATTGTAGAAGCTAAAGAAAATAAGGAACCTGAAAAAGCAGATCAGCCTGTGACAAAGCAAGAAAACTATCAACTCAACTACGATCAACCAACAGCTCCCTCCTATGATGGATGGGAAAAACAAGCCCTTCCTGTCGGAAATGGAGAGATGGGAGCCAAGGTTTTCGGACTCATTGGCGAAGAGAGAATCCAGTACAACGAAAAGACCCTCTGGTCAGGAGGACCACAACCTGATAGCACCGACTATAACGGAGGAAACTACAAGGATCGCTACAAGGTCTTAGCAGAGATACGTAAAGCCCTCGAAGCTGGTGACCGCCAAAAAGCCAAACAGCTAGCTGAACAAAATCTAGTTGGACCAAACAACGCCCAGTATGGACGTTACCTAGCCTTTGGAGATATCTTCATGGTCTTTAATAACCAGAAGAAAGGACTAGATACTGTAACTGATTATCATCGTAATCTAGACATCACCGAAGCCACTACGACCACTTCTTACACCCAAGATGGGACGACCTTCAAACGCGAAACCTTCTCCAGTTATCCTGATGATGTCACTGTAACCCACTTGACCAAAAAAGGAAACAAGACACTTGACTTTACCCTTTGGAACAGCTTGACAGAAGACTTGCTTGCTAATGGCAACTACTCTTGGGAATATTCCAACTATAAGAATGGTCATGTCACTACAGATGCAAACGGAATCCTTCTAAAGGGAACTGTCAAAGATAACGGCCTCCAATTTGCATCCTATCTAGGAATTAAAACGGACGGAAAGGTGACTGTTCAGGACGAAACTCTGACCGTTACAGGCGCAAGTTATGCGACCCTCTATCTCAGTGCCAAGACCAACTTTGCTCAGAATCCAAAAAACAACTATCGAAAAGACATTGACCTCGAAAAAACAGTTAAAGGGATTGTCGAAGTAGCTAAGGCCAAAGACTACGAGACACTTAAAAAGGCCCATATCAAGGACTATCAAAGTCTCTTTAACCGCGTTAAACTAAATCTAGGCGGAACCAAGACTACTCAAACGACAAAAGAGGCCCTTCAAGGCTATAACCCAGAAAAAGGGCAAAAATTGGAAGAACTCTTCTTCCAATATGGCCGATATCTACTCATCAGTTCGTCTCGTGATCGGACAGATGCTCTTCCTGCCAACCTCCAAGGAGTCTGGAACGCTGTAGACAATCCACCTTGGAACGCTGACTACCACCTCAATGTCAATTTGCAAATGAACTATTGGCCAGCTTACATGAGCAACCTTGCTGAAACTGCCAAGCCAATGATCAATTACATTGATGACATGCGCTATTATGGCCGTATCGCTGCCAAGGAATACGCAGGTATCGAATCCAAAGACGGACAAGAAAATGGTTGGCTGGTCCACACTCAGGCGACACCATTTGGCTGGACTACTCCAGGCTGGAATTACTATTGGGGTTGGTCTCCGGCTGCTAACGCTTGGATGATGCAGAATGTCTATGACTATTATAAATTTACCAAGGATGAGACTTATCTCAAAGAAAAGATTTATCCAATGCTCAAGGAAACCGCTAAGTTCTGGAACTCCTTCTTGCACTATGACAAGGCCAGCGACCGTTGGGTGTCTTCTCCATCCTACTCACCAGAACACGGGACCATTACCATCGGAAATACCTTTGACCAATCGCTAGTCTGGCAGCTATTCCACGACTACATGGAAGTCGCCAACCATCTGAATGTCGACCAAGACTTAGTCACAGAGGTCAAGGCTAAATTTGACAAACTAAAACCCCTTCACATCAACAATGAAGGACGCATCAAGGAATGGTACGAAGAGGACAGTCCCCAATTCACCAATGAAGGGATTGAAAATCACCACCGCCACGTTTCCCATCTAGTTGGTCTTTTCCCAGGTACGCTCTTTAGCAAGGACCAGGCTGAATACTTAGAGGCTGCGCGTGCTACCTTGAACCACCGTGGAGATGGTGGTACTGGTTGGTCTAAGGCCAATAAAATCAATCTCTGGGCTCGTCTGCTGGACGGTAACCGTGCCCATCGCTTGCTCGCCGAACAGCTCAAGTACTCAACTCTAGAAAACCTTTGGGATACGCACGCGCCTTTCCAAATAGACGGAAACTTTGGAGCAACCAGTGGGATGGCAGAAATGCTTCTCCAATCTCATACAGGCTATATTGCACCCTTACCAGCTCTTCCTGATGCTTGGAAAGACGGTCAGGTTTCTGGCTTGGTTGCTCGAGGAAACTTTGAAGTCAGCATGAAGTGGAAAGATAAAAACCTGCAAAGCTTGTCCTTCCTTTCAAATGTCGGTGGAGACCTAATTGTAGACTATCCAAATATCGAAGCCAGTCAGATCAAGGTCAATGGCAAGCCAGTCAAGGCAACGATTCTCAAAAACAATCGCATCCAACTGGCAACACAAAAAGGTGACGTCATTACCTTTGAACACTTCCCTGGTCGTGTAACCAGTCTGACAGCAGTTCGACAAAATGGAGTCACTGCCGAACTCACCTTCAACCAAGTAGAAGGCGCTACCCACTATGTCATCCAAAGACAAGTAAAAGACGAATCTGGCCAAACCTCTGCAACTAGAGAATTTGTAACCAATCAAACCCACTTTATCGACCGATCACTAAATCCTCAACTCGCCTATACTTATACCGTCAAGGCGATGCTGGGCGAAGTTTCCACACAAGTATCTGAACAGGCAACTGTAGAAACTCCTAGTGAATTGATGGATGACCGAGACAGTCGCATCCAGTACGGGGCTGCCTTTGGAAACTGGGCAGACTCAGAATTATTTGGAGGAACGGAGAAGTTTGCTGATCTTTCAAAAGGAAACTACACAGACGAAGACGTGACTGCTACTATTCCTTTCAATGGTGTTGGCATCGAAATCTATGGACTAAAATCGTCCGAACTAGGTCTTGCTACTGCTAAAATTGATGGCAAAGAAGTTGGCGAACTTGATTTCCATACTGCTGGGGCAACTGAAAAAGGCAGCCTCATCGGTCGCTTTACAGGATTGTCAGACGGACCTCACACATTGACTCTTAGTGTTAAACGTGAACACAAAGGACGAGGAAGTGAACGCTCGAAAATTTCATTAGACTACTTCAAGGTCCTAGCAGGAACAGGCAACACGATTGAAAAGATGGATGATCGCGACCCGCGCATCCAGTATGGTGCCCAGTTTAAGGACTGGTCTGACCCTGAACTCTACGGTGGTACAGAAAAATACGCTGATATTAACAACAGCGACTCTAGTGCGGCTTCAGAAGCTCAGGCAACTATTTCCTTTACAGGGACGGGCATTCGTATTTATGGCTTGAAGAGCCTTGCCCTTGGACGAGCACGTGTTACACTAGATGGCAAAGAAATGCCAAGTCTAGACTTCTACACTTCAGGTGCAACCGAAAAGAGAGCTTTTATTGGCGAATTTACAAACCTTACTGACGGTCCGCACACCCTGACATTACAAGTTGACCCAGATTCGCCAGAAGGTCGCAAGAAAATCTCTCTAGACTCCTTTGATATCATCAAAGCCCCTGCTGTTGGTATAGATAGCCCGAGCATCGCGCCTCTTAAGGAAAATGACAAAGAAATTTCCTTAAGCCTACCAGCTGGAGATTGGGAAGCCATCGCTGTAACCTTCCCAGGTGTCAAAAATCCTCTAGTTTTGCGTAAGGTGGATGAAACACATCTAGTTACAAGTGGAGATCAGACTATCCTATCAATCCAAGACAATCAAGTTCAAATCCCAATCCCTGAAGAAACCGATCGCAAAGCTGGAAATGCCATTGAAGCTTATACCATTCAAGGAAATACCACAAGCAGCCCTATCGTAGCCGTCTTTACTAAAAAGGATGAGAAAAAGGTTGACGAGAGTCAGCCAACTACAAGCAAGGGGGACGAACCAGCTCCTACTGTTGAAATTCCGGAATACACCGATCCTGTCGGAACGGCAGGGCAAGAGGAACCACCTACAGTGACAATTCCTGAATACACTGATTCTATCGGAACTGCGGGAGAACAAGAAGCTCCAACAGTTGAAATTCCTAAATACACCGAATCTATCGGAACGGCCGGGCAAGAAGAGTCTCCTACTGTAGATAAGCCTGAATACACCGAACCGATCGGAACAGCAGATCAAGAGGAAGCACCTACTGTTGAAAAACCTGAATACACCAAACCTATCGGAACTAGTGGGGATCAGGCTGCTCCAAGCCTTAGCCTTCCTGACTATCCAGTTCGAGTCTTGAAAGATAAGGAAACTGGAGTAGAAATCATCGGTGGAGCCAGCGACTTAGAAGGAATTTCTCACGTTTCTAGCCGACGTGTCCTAGCTCAAGAACTCTTTGGCAAGACCTATGACGCTTATGACCTACAGCTTAAAAATCCAACAGATCATAGCTTGCAGCCAAAAGGCTCTGTATTGGTTCGCTTGCCTATTTCAGCTAGCGTAGAAAATCTCTACTACATCACTCCGACCAAGGAGTTGCAAGCCCTTGATTTCACCGTTCAAGACGGAAAGGTAGAATTCATCACTAATCATTTCAGTACCTATGCTGTCGTCTATCAAGCAACTGGAACAAGCTCTAACACAGAGGAAAAACCAAGTACTTCAGATGAAGAATCCTTGGCACACGAGGCTGAACAACTTTCAGCTAGTCCGATCCTTGCGAAAACTGGAAATCATTCTCCTAAAGAAGAACTTCCAGCGACAGGAGAAGCGTCCAACCCACTCCTCTTCTTAGCAGGACTCAGCCTAGCCCTTACAGCCACTTTTATGTTAAAAGGAAGAAAGGATGACTCCAACTAA
- a CDS encoding YneF family protein yields the protein MDLLLAIVLIVLAFLGGALGGIYLARKQIEKKYADNPRLNAEAVRALLSANGQKPSEAKVQQVYHQIIRQQKAALANNKKKK from the coding sequence ATGGATTTACTTTTAGCAATTGTCTTGATTGTGTTAGCTTTTCTAGGAGGAGCTCTTGGAGGGATTTACTTGGCTCGTAAGCAAATCGAAAAAAAATATGCTGACAACCCACGTTTGAACGCTGAGGCGGTTCGTGCTCTCTTGAGCGCAAATGGTCAAAAGCCAAGCGAAGCCAAGGTACAACAAGTTTACCACCAAATCATCCGCCAACAAAAAGCAGCCCTTGCTAACAATAAAAAGAAAAAATAA
- the racE gene encoding glutamate racemase → MDNRPIGFLDSGVGGLTVVRELMRQLPHEEIVYIGDSARAPYGPRPAEQIREYTWQLVNFLLTKDVKMIVIACNTATAVVWEEIKAQLDIPVLGVILPGASAAIKSSQGGKIGVIGTPMTVQSDIYRQKIHDLDPDLQVESLACPKFAPLVESGALSTSVTKKVVYETLRPLVGKVDSLILGCTHYPLLRPIIQNVMGPKVQLIDSGAECVRDISVLLNYFEINRSRDAGPLQHRFYTTANSQSFAQIGAEWLEKEIHVEHVTL, encoded by the coding sequence ATGGATAATCGACCAATTGGTTTTTTGGATTCGGGTGTCGGTGGCTTAACCGTTGTTCGTGAGCTCATGCGCCAGCTTCCCCATGAAGAAATCGTCTATATTGGAGATTCGGCACGGGCGCCCTATGGTCCCCGTCCTGCTGAGCAAATCCGTGAATATACTTGGCAGTTGGTCAACTTTCTCTTGACCAAGGATGTCAAAATGATTGTCATTGCTTGTAACACTGCGACTGCGGTCGTCTGGGAAGAAATCAAGGCCCAACTAGATATTCCTGTCCTAGGTGTGATTTTGCCGGGAGCTTCGGCAGCTATCAAGTCCAGTCAAGGTGGGAAAATCGGAGTAATTGGAACCCCCATGACAGTCCAATCAGATATCTACCGTCAGAAAATCCATGATCTGGATCCGGACTTACAGGTGGAGAGTTTGGCCTGTCCAAAGTTTGCCCCCTTGGTGGAGTCTGGTGCCCTGTCAACCAGTGTCACCAAGAAAGTGGTCTATGAAACCCTGCGCCCCTTGGTCGGTAAGGTGGATAGCCTGATTTTGGGTTGTACCCATTACCCACTCCTTCGCCCTATCATCCAAAATGTCATGGGACCAAAGGTTCAGCTCATCGATAGTGGGGCAGAGTGTGTACGGGATATCTCAGTCTTACTCAATTATTTTGAAATCAATCGTAGCCGAGATGCGGGACCTCTTCAACATCGTTTTTACACAACAGCCAATAGCCAAAGTTTTGCCCAAATTGGAGCAGAATGGCTGGAAAAAGAGATTCATGTGGAGCATGTAACTTTATGA